TAATTCAATAGTATTAGATTTTTTTTTTAGTTTTTTTGTTCACATATTTGTAGCCCTGAGTGATACATATTAAACGTGTCAAATTTAAGGTAAGAGAACCTAATTTAATAACCAACTTAAGATTAATTTAAAAAATGAGTGTTACTGCAACATCCGTATGGAATAATTGTTTAGCTTTCATCAAGGATAACATCCAACCGCAGGCATTCAAAACTTGGTTTGAACCCATTAAACCAGTTAAACTATCGGACAACGCTTTAAGTATTCAAGTTCCTAGTAAATTTTTCTACGAATGGCTAGAAGAGCATTATGTAAAACTTTTAAAAGTTTCTTTAACAAAAGAATTAGGAGAAAGTGCTAAATTGGTGTATATTATAAAAATGGAAAACACCTATGGTAACCGAGAACCTTTTACCGAAAAAATACCAAGCTCAAATAGAAGTACTGTACCTGCGCAAGAATTAGATGTCGCTATTAAATCTAAAAATCCTGAATTAAAAAATCCATTTGTAATTCCAGGTATTCGCAATATAAAAATAGAATCACAATTAAATCCGAATTACAATTTTGAGAACTTTTTAGAAGGAGACTCTAATAGACTAGCACGATCAGCAGGGATGGCCGTTGCTAATAAACCTGGAGGAACTTCGTTTAACCCCCTCTTGATTTTTGGTGGTGTAGGCTTAGGGAAAACACACTTAGCACATGCCATAGGGGTCGAAATAAAAGACAAGTACCCAGAGCGTACGGTGCTTTATATTTCTGCCGAAAAATTTACACAACAATATATCGAGTCTGTAAAGAAAAATACTAGAAATGATTTTATTCATTTTTATCAATTAATTGATGTTTTAATTATTGATGATGTTCAATTTCTTTCAGGAAAATCAGGTACTCAAGACGTTTTCTTTCATATTTTTAATCACTTGCACCAGAATGGAAAACAAGTTATTTTAACATCTGACAAAGCTCCTGTGGACATGCAAGATATTGAACAACGCTTGTTATCAAGGTTCAAATGGGGTTTATCTGCGGAATTGCAAAATCCTGATTACGAAACAAGAATATCTATTTTAAAGAATAAATTATATCGTGATGGTGTTGAAATGCCCGATGATATTATAGAATATGTGGCCAAGCATATAAAAACAAACATTAGAGAGCTAGAAGGAGCTATCATCTCTTTAATTGCCCAATCATCATTCAATAAAAAGGAAGTTACTTTAGACCTTGCGCAACAGGTGGTTGAGAAGTTTGTTAAAAATACCAAACGAGAAGTTTCAATCGATTATATCCAAAAAGTAGTTTCTGATTACTTCGAAATGGATGTAGCCACACTTCAGTCTAAAACAAGAAAACGCCATATTGTACAAGCAAGACAATTAGCCATGTTTTTTGCAAAGAAATTTACAAAGGCATCTTTGGCTAGTATTGGCTCTCAGATCGGCAAAAGAGATCACGCAACCGTGCTACATGCTTGTAAAACCGTGGATAATTTAGCAGAAACTGATAAACAGTTCCGTAAATATATAGACGATTTAACTAAGAAATTTTCTTAAAACCCCTTTATGAAAACTAGAATTCTAATGGTCTGCCTCGGTAATATCTGTAGGTCTCCATTAGCAGAGGGTATTTTGCATAGTAAACTCAACTCTAAAGATTTTTATATTGATTCTGCCGGAACTGGTGGCTACCATATTGGATCTGCTCCTGACTCAAGATCTGTAGCCGTTGCAAACAAATATACTATTGATATTTCACAACAACGCTGTAGAAAATTTACCCCTCAAGATTTTGAGGATTTTGATATTATTTATGTGATGGATTATAGTAACTATCAAAACGTGGTAAAATTAGCTGATAACCAAGCACAAAAAAATAAAGTAAAACTACTTTTATCAGAAACAAGCCTAAAAGAAAAAGAAGTTCCTGATCCCTATTATGACGATAATGGGTTTGAATATGTTTTTGAATTAATCGACAACGCGTGTAACGTGATTGCTCAGAAATTAACAGTCGCTGATCATGGAAAATAACAGCTTTGGAAAACTCTATTTAATACCTACTACTTTAGGCGATAACGAACCTTTAGAAGTATTACCTATTTCTATAAAAAGAACGATTGAGAATATTAATTTTTTTATTGTAGAGAACGAAAAAACAGCGCGTAGGTTTATAAAAAAAATAAGTTCAAAAAAATCGCAATCTGATTTACATCTTGAAGCACTGAATAAATTTACAGAACCTGAAATGATTCCGACATTTTTACAACCTTGTTTAGACGGTAAAGATGTTGGCGTAATTTCTGAAGCTGGGTGTCCTGGTATTGCAGATCCAGGTGCAGATGTAGTTCGTATTGCGCATGAGAAAAATATAAAAGTAGTGCCTTTGGTGGGACCATCATCAATTTTACTAGCGCTTATGGCTAGTGGATTAAATGGACAAAATTTTGCTTTTAATGGCTATTTACCTATTGAATCTGGCGAAAGAAGAGGCGCATTAAAACGACTTGAAAAACTATCGAGAGACTCAAATCAATCTCAACTTTTTATTGAGACTCCGTATCGTAATGATAAACTCTTCGCTGAACTTTGCAAAACATTGAACCCGGCTACAAAAGTTTGTGTGGCTTGTGACCTTACATTACCCACCGAATTAATTGCTACTAAAACTGTTAAAGAATGGTCTAAAGAAACTATAGATCTTCATAAACGACCCACTATTTTTATTCTTCAAGGATAAAAAAAAAGCCTTTTCGATACTTGAAAAGGCTTTTGTATACATATTCTAATTAAATTTTAGCATTGCGTTTGGGTACTATCATTGAGATATCGTAACCCGAAAACTTTTTAATGTAATGACTTACACTTGATCCGTATTCATCATTTACATCATGTGCTCCTAAAGAACGCAAATACTTCTTTACATTTCCAGGACCTGCCAAATGTGCTGCAGCAATGATTCCTGATTCAGTAATGTGAGAATTGCCAATTTTTAACCCCGTGTACTTTTTAATGTCTTTTCTCAAGATCCATTTATTACGAGCTATGTTTGTTTTAAAAGCTCTTTCTTGTAATTTTGGATTTCTTAAGAAATAATCAGGATTGTAAATGCCGACTAATTCTAAAGTGCCGATTCCGAATTGATATTTTCCTAAATATCCTAAGGAATTAACTACACCATATTTACCCCGTGATTCTTTAAAAGCAACAGCTTCCTTAAAACCGACATATGAATTACCAACTCTTGGCGGCAATACAATTGGGTACTCAGCAAAAATTTCGTCTTTGGGAAACGAAAAAAACGTAGGTTCATTTACTTTTAGCGACTTTGGCACTTCTTGATTTTTAATCGAGTTTTTAAAACCAAAACTTGCTAAAAGAAATATCATGATAAGAGGACAACTTACGTTTATCCACTTTTTCATACATTTGATTTCTTAAGACTTACAACCAAAAAAAGGTTCGCTTAAATTAACTCGGCAAAGATAGGCTAGATTTTTTAAGCCAAATGTTGTAAAAAACCCAAAAAGGTTAAAATTTAGATAAATTGAAGGTTAAATCCGTTGATTGACCTATCTTTTTATGTTTTGAAGATTTATCCATCGGACGTATTGCTCTTTATTTCGGTTATGTTGTGCCAGAGTTTTGGCAAATTTATGATATCCAAAGTTCTCAACATTGGCAACAAAATAAAAATAATCATGCTTTTCTGGACTCAAAACAGCGTCAATCGCTGTAATATCAGGCATAGCAATAGGCCCTGGAGGCAAACCACCATATTTGTAAGTGTTATACGGAGAATCAAGGACAAGGTCTTTGTATAAAACCCTTTTAATAATTTGATTAAAATCTCCTGTTTCAAGTTTTAAGGCATAAATCACTGTTGGGTCTGCTTGTAATAACATCCCATCCCTTAGCCTGTTTAAATACACACCGGCCACTCTTGGACGTTCATCCACCTTAGCCGTTTCTTTATGCACTACTGAAGCAAGTGTAGTCACTTCTATTGGTGTTAATCCTAGTGAATTTGCTTTTGAAACACGGGTGTCATTCCAAAATCTCTGATATTCTTTCAACATTTTATCACGAAACTCCGCTGCTGTTGTATTCCAAAAAAACTCATAACTATTGGGAATATACATGGCCAATTTTGTTTGCTCATCGAAACCATTTTCTTTTAAAAAATCTTCATCATTAAATGCCTTGACCAACGAAACACTATCCGCTTCAATTTGCGATGCCACCCTCCCTGCTAAGTCTTCAAGAGTTTCTTGGTTATTAAAAGCTAATGTTATGGGAATATTTCTACTCCTTAGTGTGTTCACGAGCTCGTTATTGTTCATTCCCCTTTTTATAGCGAATTTACCAGCTTTTAAATTTGAGGTGTAGCCTTTTCTTTTCGCAGCTGCTTCAAAAGAACTGACATCTTTTAAAAGCGGCTCAAGGAGCGTTTTAACGGTTTCAAAGTTGGTATTTGATGGAATATAAACAAAAGCTTCAGTGTTGTTAAAGCTCGTATTGGGAATAAAAAAGGCATTGTACACCTTATATACATAGTATCCACCAACAAATAAACCGATAACCGCGAAAGCAAGAATTATTTTTTTTATATACATTATTTAAAATATTTTTTGATATAAGATTTCATTTTTAAAATTTCCATTGGAAAGAATCCAATCTTTCTTAAGGCCTATTTTTAAGAAACCTGATTTTTCAAATAAGCGAATACTCGTTTGGTTATCCTCTAAAATACTGCAATACAATTGATGCATTTCAAGGGTTACACGTGCGTAGCCACATAATAAGTCAAGGGTTTCAGATCCATAGCCTAAATTTCTATTTTCCTTTTCTAAAATAACAATTCCAATTCCTGCTCTTTTGTTTTTTGGATCAAAATCATACAAATCAACAAGTCCTAAAACGCGGTGATCTGTAATACCACAAACACATAACCGAAGTTGTTTTACATCATAAATATCGCGATGTGCATTATCCAAATACAATTGAAGAATTTGTTTGGAGTAGGGTGTCACTGTACCGCTAACTTCCCAGATCTCCGTATTGTTTTCTAACTCATACAAAAAATCTAAATCGCTTGGCTCTAGCGCTCTTAAATAAATATGTTTACCTTTTAGACTATACATCTATTTCTCCTTTAAAAACGAACGCGGCAGGTCCAGTTAAAAATACATTGGTATACCTTCCATCAAAAACATCAAAGCTGATTTCGAGGTCGCCGCCTAGGGTTTTAATTTGAATTTTTTTTGCTTGGGTTTTGTTTGTTTTATGCATGGCAATCGCCACTGCTGTTACACCCGTGCCACATGACAAAGTTTCATCTTCTACTCCCCTTTCATAGGTACGTACAAAAAAATTAGTTTCGCTATTTTGCGCTACAAAATTAATATTACTTCCTTTTTTCCCGTACATCCCATACCTAAGTTTGGCACCTTCTACTTTGACTTCTAAACTATTTATATTATCCACTAATTGCACGTGATGTGGAGACCCCGTGTCTAAAAATACAACATTGGGCTTTAGCTGAATATCAACAACATCTTTCATTTGTAAACTTATATGTTCACCTGAAATTATAGCGGTATGTGGGCCATCAACAGCATTAAACTGAGCCGAACTTTCTATCATATTTAAATGTTTTGCAAAAGCTACTAAACATCGCCCACCATTACCACACATACTACTTTCATTGCCATCAGCATTAAAATAGACCATTTTAAAATCTAATATAGGGTCATTTTCAAGCAGAATTAAACCATCGGCACCTATGCCAAAATTTCGGTCACACAAAAAAGAAATTAATTTGGTATCATCTTTGTTGAAAAAAGATTGACGATTATCAATCATGACAAAATCATTGCCCGTTCCCTGAAATTTGGAAAAAGTAAGTTTCATTTTTTAAACCTATTAGAATAACAAAGGTAGTATTTTATTAAGGGAATTTTGGCAGTTAAATTGACGTTAAACACAAATTTCATTGCTATAAAACTGTTAATTTTGTAGCAGTTAAGTTAAAAAGTAAATTTATTATGAAGAAAATTGCAAGTTTATTACTGGTTTCTGTATTTGCAGGGGCAATTACTTTAGGAGCCTACAAATTATTTTTCGAAGAAAATTCTTATGTTTTTACTGAAAACGAAAGCACGCCTTTTACTATGGCGAGCTACACCCCTACTTCCGCTCGAGGAGCGGGTATAAATGAAGTAGATTTTACTTCGGCAGCCGAAACGACGGTTAATGCTGTTGTTCACGTAAAGAATGTAGCTGTGAATAGTGGTCCACAAAGCCTAATGCAGTTTTTATATGGCTATGAACCGGATAAAACACCTCGTATTCAAGGTGCTGGTTCTGGGGTTATCATAGACCCAAATGGGTATATTGTTACCAATAACCATGTTATCGCTGGCGCTACCGAATTACAAGTTACGCTGAATAACAATATCACCTATAAGGCTGAACTTATTGGTACGGATCCTAATTCTGATATTGCCTTAATTAAAATTGATCCTGAACAAAAATTACCCTATTTAGCTTTTGGAGATTCTGATACTACAAAAATTGGCGAATGGGTTCTAGCAGTTGGTAACCCGTTTAATCTTACCTCCACGGTAACCGCAGGTATTGTAAGTGCAAAAGCTAGATCTTTAGGAGGTGGTAATCAATCATTTATTCAAACCGATGCTGCCGTAAACCCAGGGAATAGTGGTGGTGCTTTAGTGAATACCAATGGCGATTTAATCGGAATTAATACGGCTATATCGTCACAAACAGGTTCTTATGTGGGGTATTCTTTTGCTGTACCTAGCAATATTGCAAAGAAAATAGTCGATGATATTATTGAATATGGGAATGTTCAAAAAGGGATTTTAGGAATTGTAACCGTAAATTTAAACAGTCCCTATGCCATTGAAAAAGGAATCAATACTATTGACGGAGTTTATGTAAATGATGTAAGCGAGGATTCAGGAGCTTATGACGCAGGTTTAAAAACTGGTGATGTCATCAAAAAATTAGATGAAATCACCATTCATAAATATCCTGACTTAACAGGCTACCTTTCTACGAAAAGACCTGGAGATGAGCTGCAAGTAATCATTGAAAGAGATGGCGAGCAACTTGTTATTCCCGTAACTTTAAAAGAAAGACAGACTATTGTTTTGCCTATCATGGATCTTGAAGTTAAAAATTTAAGCGAAAAAGACAAAAAAGAGTTTAAGACTAAAAAAGGAGTTAAAATTGTGGGTGTTTCTGAAAGATATGAAGGATATGGCTTAGGCGGTAAAATTTTACTTTCGGTGGGTGATCAGGAAATCAATGACATTAAAGATGCTAAAGTACTTTTTGGAAAAATAACAAAATACCGAAATACGAGCATAACCATGATGAACAGTAAAGGAGAAAAAGAACGCATTATTCTTCAATAGATATTATAAATTCAAGTAAACTGTCTCATAAAAAAAAGCTTCCTAGTGGAAGCTTTTTTTTATGAGACAGTTTACGAAAACGATTGAAATGATTACTTTTGCCATAAATTTCAATAAAACACCTGAAAACCAAGCATGGATAAAATTAAATCATACGAAAAAGAATTAGCTTTTCAAGCAGATCGAAGAAAAGCTACTACAGAGTTTATTAAAATCATAAGTGATTTGTGGTATGATAAAGCTATCGAAGTAGTCCTATTTAAAAATCAGGTTATCGACAAAAATGTAAGTGACATCATAAACTTACACCAATATGCAGGTGAATTTGTTCAAAAGCCAATTTCTATTTTTGATTCTGTTGAAATTCTTAGAACTATCAATGATATGGTACTTCCGCCAGCAAAACTAGATATCGGAAAATTAACCTATGAATACCATGCTGATAATGAAAGTGAAAATAATGTAAAAGCCTTTGTCTTTAATAAACTTAAAGGAGCTGACGTTGCTGAAGAAATTAAACCTAAAGATGTTGTGCTTTATGGTTTTGGAAGAATTGGACGACTTGTAGCTCGTGAATTGATGTCTAGAACCGGGAAAGGAAACCAAATGAGACTCAGAGCGATTGTGGTTCGAGGCGAATTAAATCAGGAGAACTTAGAAAAAAGAGCCAGTTTATTACGAATAGACTCTATTCATGGTCAATTTAATGGCACGGTTGATATAGATGCCAAGAATAATGCTTTAATTATTAACGGAACAACAGTACATATTATTAACGCATCTAAACCTGAAGATATAGATTACACCAAATACGGCATATTTAATGCACTTATCATAGATAATACGGGTGCTTTTAGAGATAAAGAAGCCCTTTCAAGACATTTAAATGCCAAAGGCGTTGCTAAGGTATTGTTAACTGCACCAGGCGATGGCATCCCTAATATAGTACATGGCGTAAACCATACAGAGTTTAATCCTAGCGATTACAAAATTTTCTCTGCCGCTTCCTGTACAACCAATGCCATTACCCCTATCTTAAAGGTAATAGAAGATTCCCTAGGCATCAAAAAAGGCCATATCGAAACCATTCATGCATTTACCAATGACCAAAATTTGGTAGATAACATGCATCCTAAATACAGAAGAGGACGAGCAGCCACTTTAAATATGGTCATAACAGAAACTGGAGCAGGAAAAGCTGTTACCAAAGCATTACCTGCCTTGAAAGGAAAGCTTACTTCAAATGCTATTCGAGTTCCTGTGCCAAATGGCTCTTTAGCTATTCTCAGCCTTGAAGTAAATGCTAAAACCTCGGTGGAAGGCATAAATACCATCATGAAAAAGTACGCCCTACAAGGCGATTTGGTAGAACAAATAAAATATTCATTAAACCACGAATTGGTATCTTCAGACATCGTAGGTACAACGGCACCATCAATTTACGACAGTAAAGCTACCTTAGTTGCAGACGGCGGGAAAAATATTGTTTTGTATATATGGTACGATAATGAATACGGATATTCACATCAAGTAATTCGTTTAGCGAAGTACATTTCTAAAGTACGAAGGTTTACTTATTATTAAATTGTTTTAGTTTTCAATATTATTAAAGTAATTTAGCAAATCTCTAAATCATTATTAATACTAAGAACTTACAAGATGAAAAATTTTAGATTATTTCTTATAGTCTTGACCTTACTATCTTTTAACTTACAATTTGGTCAAGAAAGTGAAGACGACGGTTCAGAGCCTGATGCTACCCTCGAAACCGGAAATATACCGGGTCAATTTGATTATTTAGCTAGAAAATCCGGAAATTATAGGGCTGATGGTGTTCGATATGAAGTCGTAAAGGTTACTAGCTTAGATAAATTACGAGAAAATGTAATTGACACGCTAAATCTTATTAAGAAAAAGACCACTGAATTAAATGCTAGAATTGTTGAAAACGAAAAAAATATTGTTTCGCTCAATAAAAAATTAAAAGAAACCTCCAGTAATTTAGCAGCAGTAACAGAAGAAAAAGATAGCATGTCGCTTTTTGGTATCTTAGTTTCAAAAGCAATGTATAGCATCATATTATGGACCATGATTGCTGGCTTATTTCTTTTATTATTATTTTTTATTTATAAATTCAGAAGTAGTAATATTCTAACCCAAGAAGCAAAAACTAATCTGGAAGATTTAGAAAGAGAATATGAAGATCATAGAAGAAGAGCTTTAGAAAGAGAACAAAAAATAAGTAGACAGTACCAAGATGAAATCAATAAAAATAAAAAGGCTAAATAATTAGCCTTTTTATTTTTATTCAATCATATGCTTTTTAAAACTTAAATTTGCATCGAAAAAAAGGGTTTATGCGAATTGATATTATTACAGTGCTTCCCGAATTGCTCAAAAGTCCTTTCGAAGCTAGTATTCTAAAACGTTCCATAGAAAAAGGGATTGTGGCTGTTCATATGCACAATCTTAGGGACTATACCACATTAAGTTATAATCAAATAGATGACTATCAATTTGGTGGTGGTGCAGGAATGGTCATGATGATTGAGCCTATTGATAAGTGTATTGCTAAATTAAAATCGGAGCGAACATACGACGAAATTATTTATATGACTCCCGATGGCGAAACACTAAATCAAAAAATAGCCAATAGCATGTCGCTCTTAAATAATATTATTATTCTGTGCGGTCATTATAAAGGAGTAGATCAACGCGTGAGAGATGCCTACATCACCAGAGAAATATCTATTGGTGATTACGTATTATCCGGTGGTGAACTAGGAGCTGCTGTTTTATGTGATTCTATAATCAGGCTAATCCCAGGCGTTTTAAGTAATGAAACCTCTGCGTTGACAGATACTTTCCAAGACAATTTATTAGCACCACCAGTATATACCAGGCCCGCAGACTATAAAGGAATGAAAGTTCCTGAAATTTTATTAAGTGGTAATTTTCCAAAAATTGAAAAATGGCGCGAAGATAAAGCACAAGAACGCACAGAAAAATTAAGACCCGATTTATTGAAATAAATAGAGATTATAGAAGATTATTTTCATTCATATTCAAGAATTGCAGTATATGCGCCTATCCAATTAATACTTTTTGTTGTATACCTTTATAAGTTGTTAAACATGCAAATTTGGCAACAACACATATTTTAATTGGTGCTGTTTTCTCCGGGTTAGTGCAAATTGTAAGGCCAATTATTTACCAGTATTAACTTGATGACAAGGATAATTTTCTTCATCACACCTTTATAATATCGCTTATTTTAGATGTTTTTGATACTTTATTCGGAAATGGTCTCTTACTTTTAGCACTACCCTATAAAAAACCACAAATAAATTAAATTTTTAAGTTGTAAGTTTTTAATATTTGATTACTTTTGCAATCCAATAAATCAACCTCTGACGATAATCGTGAATGTTGCTTTATAACAAACAGTAAATCAAAGCAATGGAAGCATTATTAAAATTTGTTGAAGACGAATTTGTAACTAAAAAAGAATTTCCAAATTTCTCAGCAGGTGATACTATTACCGTTTATTACGAAATTAAGGAAGGTGAAAAAACACGTACTCAGTTTTTTAGAGGTGTTGTGATTCAAAGAAGAGGTTCTGGTTCTTCAGAAACTTTCACGATCAGAAAAATGTCAGGAACTATTGGTGTAGAACGTATTTTTCCAATAAACATGCCTGCTTTACAGAAAGTTGAAGTAAATAAAAAAGGTAAAGTGAGAAGAGCTCGTATTTTTTACTTTAGAGGCCTTACAGGTAAAAAAGCAAGAATTAAAGAGGTTCGCTCTTAATTTTTATGCTCTAAAATATTCAAAACCCGCAAATGCGGGTTTTTTTATAGGAAAGGTTTTGAGAAAATAAAACTCAAAATATTTTGAAAATTAAATAATTTAAGCTATATTTAAAGTATAAATAGTTACGCAACAGCAATCAATGGTTGCCGTTTTGTAAAAAGACAAAACAATTAGTTTGTGAACTATTTTATAAAAGCCATATCAATGTTTTAAACAATGATATGGCTTTTCTTTTGTTATTCAATGATCAAAAAAACAGCTCATATATTACAAGAATCTAAGCCAAAAGAAATAATAGAAAATTGTATCTTCGCACCGCTTAATTCAAACATAAAAAATAATGCAAAAAATAATTTATACAAAGACTGATGAGGCACCAGCTTTAGCTACACAGTCATTTTTACCAATTATCAAATCATTTACTAAAAGTTCAGGAATACGTATTGAAACTAAAGACATTTCACTTGCAGGAAGAATTATAGCTACATTCCCTGAATTTTTACAAGAGAATCAACGAATAGCAGATGATTTAGCTGAATTAGGCAAATTGGCAACAGATCCTGATGCAAACATTATAAAATTACCAAATATTAGTGCTTCGATACCTCAATTAAAAGAAGCTATCAAAGAATTACAAAATAAAGGGTATCAGCTACCAAATTATCCGGATGAGGTGAAGAACGAGGCAGAAAAGGATATCAAATCTAGATACGACAAAATTAAAGGCAGTGCAGTGAACCCAGTGCTTAGAGAAGGGAATTCTGATCGTAGGGCTCCTAGAGCAGTTAAAAATTATGCTAAAAAAAATCCCCATAGTATGGGAGCTTGGTCAGCAGATTCTAAAACTCATGTGGCGACTATGGGTAAAGATGATTTTAAGAGTAACGAAAAATCACTCACCATACAAACCCCAACAACGATTAGTATCGTCCTTGAAACTAAAGATAATTCTAAACTATTTTTAAAAGAAAATATTTCGTTATTAGCGGGTGAGATCATCGATGCAACTGTTCTTAGCAAAAAAGCACTGATAACATTTTTAAAAGAAGAACTGAAAGATGCTAAGGAAAAAAATGTTTTGCTCTCTGTTCATCTCAAAGCAACAATGATGAAAGTTTCTGATCCCATTATATTTGGTCATGTGGTCGAAACTTATTTTACAGAAGTATTTGAAACTTATAAAGATACATTTGACGATTTAGGCCTTAGTGCTAATAATGGACTAGAGAGTTTATTAAGTAAAATTAATGACCTTCCTGAAAAACTAAAAAACGAAATTCAAAATAAAATTGAAGCTACGATTGCCAATGGCCCAGATTTAGCCATGGTAAATTCCGACAAAGGGATTACTAATTTACATGTTCCTAGTGATATTATTATTGATGCATCAATGCCAGCGATGATTCGTAATTCTGGTAAAATGTGGGATAAGAATGGGATGGCTAAAGATACGAAGGCTATAATTCCAGATAGTAGCTATGCTGGGATATATGAAACTACCATCAACTTCTGTAAAGAGCACGGTGCTTTTGACCCAACGACTATGGGGACAGTACCAAATGTTGGATTAATGGCTCAAAAAGCGGAAGAATATGGTTCACATGATAAAACTTTTGAAATTAATGATGAAGGTATCGTTAACATTATTGATACAAACACACAGAAAGTTTTAATTTCTCACAAGGTCTCGAAAGGAGATATTTGGAGAATGTGTCAAGTTAAAGATGCGCCTATACAAGATTGGGTAAAATTAGCGGTATCCAGAGCTAAAGCGACCCAATTACCTACCATTTTTTGGTTAGATCAA
The sequence above is drawn from the Cellulophaga sp. Hel_I_12 genome and encodes:
- the dnaA gene encoding chromosomal replication initiator protein DnaA, encoding MSVTATSVWNNCLAFIKDNIQPQAFKTWFEPIKPVKLSDNALSIQVPSKFFYEWLEEHYVKLLKVSLTKELGESAKLVYIIKMENTYGNREPFTEKIPSSNRSTVPAQELDVAIKSKNPELKNPFVIPGIRNIKIESQLNPNYNFENFLEGDSNRLARSAGMAVANKPGGTSFNPLLIFGGVGLGKTHLAHAIGVEIKDKYPERTVLYISAEKFTQQYIESVKKNTRNDFIHFYQLIDVLIIDDVQFLSGKSGTQDVFFHIFNHLHQNGKQVILTSDKAPVDMQDIEQRLLSRFKWGLSAELQNPDYETRISILKNKLYRDGVEMPDDIIEYVAKHIKTNIRELEGAIISLIAQSSFNKKEVTLDLAQQVVEKFVKNTKREVSIDYIQKVVSDYFEMDVATLQSKTRKRHIVQARQLAMFFAKKFTKASLASIGSQIGKRDHATVLHACKTVDNLAETDKQFRKYIDDLTKKFS
- a CDS encoding low molecular weight protein-tyrosine-phosphatase — its product is MKTRILMVCLGNICRSPLAEGILHSKLNSKDFYIDSAGTGGYHIGSAPDSRSVAVANKYTIDISQQRCRKFTPQDFEDFDIIYVMDYSNYQNVVKLADNQAQKNKVKLLLSETSLKEKEVPDPYYDDNGFEYVFELIDNACNVIAQKLTVADHGK
- a CDS encoding SAM-dependent methyltransferase; the protein is MENNSFGKLYLIPTTLGDNEPLEVLPISIKRTIENINFFIVENEKTARRFIKKISSKKSQSDLHLEALNKFTEPEMIPTFLQPCLDGKDVGVISEAGCPGIADPGADVVRIAHEKNIKVVPLVGPSSILLALMASGLNGQNFAFNGYLPIESGERRGALKRLEKLSRDSNQSQLFIETPYRNDKLFAELCKTLNPATKVCVACDLTLPTELIATKTVKEWSKETIDLHKRPTIFILQG
- the mltG gene encoding endolytic transglycosylase MltG → MYIKKIILAFAVIGLFVGGYYVYKVYNAFFIPNTSFNNTEAFVYIPSNTNFETVKTLLEPLLKDVSSFEAAAKRKGYTSNLKAGKFAIKRGMNNNELVNTLRSRNIPITLAFNNQETLEDLAGRVASQIEADSVSLVKAFNDEDFLKENGFDEQTKLAMYIPNSYEFFWNTTAAEFRDKMLKEYQRFWNDTRVSKANSLGLTPIEVTTLASVVHKETAKVDERPRVAGVYLNRLRDGMLLQADPTVIYALKLETGDFNQIIKRVLYKDLVLDSPYNTYKYGGLPPGPIAMPDITAIDAVLSPEKHDYFYFVANVENFGYHKFAKTLAQHNRNKEQYVRWINLQNIKR
- a CDS encoding GNAT family N-acetyltransferase is translated as MYSLKGKHIYLRALEPSDLDFLYELENNTEIWEVSGTVTPYSKQILQLYLDNAHRDIYDVKQLRLCVCGITDHRVLGLVDLYDFDPKNKRAGIGIVILEKENRNLGYGSETLDLLCGYARVTLEMHQLYCSILEDNQTSIRLFEKSGFLKIGLKKDWILSNGNFKNEILYQKIF
- the dapF gene encoding diaminopimelate epimerase, which gives rise to MKLTFSKFQGTGNDFVMIDNRQSFFNKDDTKLISFLCDRNFGIGADGLILLENDPILDFKMVYFNADGNESSMCGNGGRCLVAFAKHLNMIESSAQFNAVDGPHTAIISGEHISLQMKDVVDIQLKPNVVFLDTGSPHHVQLVDNINSLEVKVEGAKLRYGMYGKKGSNINFVAQNSETNFFVRTYERGVEDETLSCGTGVTAVAIAMHKTNKTQAKKIQIKTLGGDLEISFDVFDGRYTNVFLTGPAAFVFKGEIDV
- a CDS encoding S1C family serine protease, with translation MKKIASLLLVSVFAGAITLGAYKLFFEENSYVFTENESTPFTMASYTPTSARGAGINEVDFTSAAETTVNAVVHVKNVAVNSGPQSLMQFLYGYEPDKTPRIQGAGSGVIIDPNGYIVTNNHVIAGATELQVTLNNNITYKAELIGTDPNSDIALIKIDPEQKLPYLAFGDSDTTKIGEWVLAVGNPFNLTSTVTAGIVSAKARSLGGGNQSFIQTDAAVNPGNSGGALVNTNGDLIGINTAISSQTGSYVGYSFAVPSNIAKKIVDDIIEYGNVQKGILGIVTVNLNSPYAIEKGINTIDGVYVNDVSEDSGAYDAGLKTGDVIKKLDEITIHKYPDLTGYLSTKRPGDELQVIIERDGEQLVIPVTLKERQTIVLPIMDLEVKNLSEKDKKEFKTKKGVKIVGVSERYEGYGLGGKILLSVGDQEINDIKDAKVLFGKITKYRNTSITMMNSKGEKERIILQ